The genome window atcaggtgtaccctagaactctgtgggaacatagggaagtgattgctgggccccgcGCTGAGATGTTTGTATCACTGACAGctgcaggtgaggtgccagaagactggaggttggctaacgtggtatcactatttaagaaaggtgctaaggaaaaaccagggaactatagaccattggccctgatatcagtggtaggcagattgttggagggaatcctgagggacaggatttacatgtatttggaaaggcaaggactgattagggacagtcaacatggctttgtgtgtaggaaatcacatctcactaatctgattgagttttttgaggaagtaatgaagagaattgatgaggacagagcggtggatgtgatctatatggacttcagtaaggcgtttgacaaggttcttcatggtagactagttagcaaggttagagcacatggaatacagggagaactaacagtggatacagaactggctcgaaggtagaagagggtgggtggtggagggttgcttttcagactggaggcctgtgaccattacagtgccacaaggatcagtgctgggtccattgcttttcatcatttatgtaaatgatttggatatgaatataggaggtatggttagtaagtttgcagattgaCAATGAAATTGTAGGTgtagtgaacagcaaagaaggttacctcagagtacaacagaatcctgatcaggtgggccaaggagtggcagatggaatttaatttacataaatgtgaggtgttacatattggaaaagcaaatctggaaggacttatatacttaatgataaggtcctagggagtgttgaccttgaggtgcaggttcatagttccttaaaagtggtaTCGCATATGgaaaggatggtgaagaaggtgtttggtctgcttgcctttattgttcagtgcattgaatgtgggagttgggaggtcatgaaaCAGCTGTATTGGACAtcggttagaccacttttggaatgccGTGTtccgttctggtctccctgctgtgggaaggatgttgtgaaacttgaaagggttcagaaaagatttacaaggatgtcgccagcattggagggtttgagctacagggagaggctgagtagattggggctattttccctggagcttcagaggctacggggtgaccttatcgaggtttaaagagggagggagagtccaaaactagaggtcataggtttaaggtgagaggggaaagatttaaagggatctaaggggaaacatttttgCATGCTTGTATGGATGGTgcttatatggaatgagctgccagaggaagtggtggaggctggtacaattacaacatttaaaaagcatctggatgggtatatgaatagcaaggatttagagggatatgggctaaatgccagaaaatgggacgagatttatgtaggaaatctggttggcacagacaagttggactgaagggtctgtttccattctgtatatctatgtgactatgactctaaatggGTATGGAGGTGAAGGCGATAGAAGAATCATGTCTAAAATTCATTGAGATGGGGACAAAGAAGGATAAAACtaagacctttgctgagtacagaatgtaCAGCATCAGAGCTGGAAGGTATAGCCAATACATGACAGGAGGTGAGGTTAGGGAAGGGGAGGGTAGGTAAATTCCAAAGAGGAGTGGTATCTctaagttgttgcatcttgtgttcattaatgcctgaaaggaaaagttCCTTGTTAGAATGTCGAATGAGCTGTGGAATGAAGTGGAAGTGGGGGCCATGGCAGCTCTGAAGCAGCATGAGGTGGTGCTAATGGAGAGAGCGGGTGAGTGTGTGCATAAGGCAACACATGGCGCTGAGTGTGGAACTCAGGAATGAGGTGAGAGCAGCTATCTGAAGAACATTatacctgtgatcctgggtgGATTTAAAACATGGAGGATAAGACTTCAGTTGAAATCCACGTGGGGtgagccggaggcagtcactgaggaatgtcaTGTGGCTGTGTAAACAAGTTTTGGCaaataccttgtcaaacaccagGAACGACAACAAAAGGACACCAGGGAGATAAAATGCAGACTACGcagctgctttgcagaacacctacattctgatAGCAAAAATAACCTtaagcttcctgttgcctgccactgtgttccctggtcaacatgtCTGTCTTGGGCTCCAAGAAGCTCAGCACAAGGTGGAAGAACAGCATGTTATTTTACGCTTGCGACCCTACAGCTgcatactgagttcaataatttttgggaccttagcaccttctcccatgtccttgccccaacccccacacaccagaccttatCATCACATGAGCTGCTACTGCACATGAACCATATTGGCTGTTGGTTTTCCCAGGCTAATTTATTACCATTTATTAGTCTGTGGTTCTCTCCCACGGCTTAACCTCCACTTATCATTTTCTCCCCCGactccatcttcagcatatataccaaccttttcctaggcacaatcagttctgaagaaggagaATTGAACCTGAaaagttagctctgtttttctcttcacagacacagacacaccttTTGAGTtgttccagcactttttgtttttgtttttgatttctagcatctgtagttctttcttGTTTTTGTGTCTAGAACGAGTTGGCAGTTTATGTGGCATGCTCTCCTTTCAGCGTATCTTCAATAAGGAGCAGAGTCCTTATCATTTGAAAAAATAACTAATTTAGCAATTAGTGCATCTCCTGTGCTGGTTTTGATTGTCTGAAGGAATCAGAGAGGAATTTCCCGGATTTATTTCCAGACTGATCCTAGATCTTTTCCTGAGTTTTGATCCTCACAAGATATAACATGGGAGCTGGGATCTGGCCGTACAAGCTAGGCGTCTTATGCCGGCGGATCTTTCTCTTTGAAATAGCCAAATGCTCAAGTATCGCCCAGCATCTAGATTGAAACTCATGGTTTTATCATCTTCCTCCCAAAGTAAATCAACATGGCAAGTAGGACTAGAATGAGGCATCGGTCAAGTCTTAACTAGGAAGAGTACACCAATGATCATGCCATCACAAAATGTGCAAATCCCAACTACACCAACAAAATAAGCAATTTGTTGACTCAGAACAACTTGAAAGATTCTTGGCGCAAGTCTTGAATTTTCCCTCTTACTACTTCCAAAAAGCAACATTGTATTGCGCAGCTCAAAAATGTTTGCAGCAAATGATTTGCACGTTGCAAAACTCTCATTTCTTTTATCACAGTCTAGCCTTCGGTTTATAGTTTCAAAGTGAAAAAGCTGTGGCCTCATACAGATTGGACTTTGCCTAGACGTTTCAGGCTTCCTGGAACATCACAGGTTGCCTTGCAGAGGCAGATGTTTGCCATATAGCTTAGCTGCAACATTTCACATTTGGGATTGCAACTAAGAAAGATGGTGTGCAAAGGCTAGGAGTAAAACGCGCCTGTACGTAGAGAACCTAGCTGAGTTTTAGGGTTGCTGCAGACGCAGCATGTTCAGTCGGTGGTTCCACCAAATAGAAGTGAGGTTTGATGTGTGTCCACACTTGTGGGCAGCCAGACATGGTTATTCAGTTGCTACATCACCCTCGTGTAATCGTTGGGGTATCAGCTGCTGTGTAAGTGACTTCAAGCCTGTAAACTGGCAGCTAAGACATATCAATTACAATTTTCCATTTCCAATTGGTTGACCAGCTGACGACAAATTAGAAACCTGTTGATCATTTGTAGCAAACTCTGTGATCACAGCAGGAGGAGAGAATGGTGACTGACCAGCCAGCTGAGTTCAGAAGGACCTGGATGACTAAATCTGTCACTTTGAACCAAGGTTCATAAAACCTGACTGCAGATAACTCTCCTTGCTAAATGTTAAACAAGAAATTGAAGAATGTAGTCTCCTAGTAAGTTGTGTTTTTGAGCTGATTAAATTTCATTTCTAAACTTGTGCGTATTTATGGTCTAAAAACCTTGGTTCTCACCGATCCTTGTCTAgttgagagagaatgtgtttgggTAAAGCATATCTCCAAGTTGTCTATTCCATTTGGCTAGGCAACACATAAGAATGGTGATGGTCTTCCCATGTGTGTTAATAGCcaactaattaaaaaaaaaacaaaggccaGTTTATGAATGGACTTAATGGGACTGAAGCGTCATTCCCATAATGGGACTGAGCCAAATAGATGaggattggtacaactgaatagcAATAAATGTTGGGTCAGATGTAACTGTGTCAAAGACAGATGTTTGAAAAGCTGATTCAGAGAGCTATGGCTACCAATTTTAGAGATTTCCCATCATCAGAAATGCAACTCTCAAGCTGTACACCAATGGCACGTTGCTTCACAAAATGTCTGTCTCAGAAGAACGTGTCCTGAAAGTACTGGAaaccagtgttttttttaaataaaatcaggATATGGGAaataactgtgataatgggaactacagatactagagaatccaagataataaaatgtgagtctggatgaacacagcaggcccagcagcatctcaggagcacaaaagctgacgtttcgggcctggacccttcatctgatgaagggtctaggcccgaaacgtcagcttttgtgctcctgagatgctgctgggcctgctgtgttcatccagactcacattttattatatggaAAACAACTGGTAGGGCCAACTTTTATTGTCAAAGCCCAGGTTTACTCGAAAGTGGCAGTAGAAGCACCTTCCTGAACTGTTACAGTCCATGTGGTTTAAGTAAACCCAGAGGATGTTACAGATAGAGTTCCCGGTTCTGATCCAgaccagtgaaggaacagcgatagatttccaagtcaggatgcgtgaagcctggagaggaacttgcttGTTCCCAAGTACCTCGTTGCGTTTGTCCTTCGAGACAGTagaagtcacaggtttggaaggtgctgatgaaGGAGCCTTTGCAAGCTGCagtagtgtatcttgtagatggtgtgtTGGCAGTGGGAGGATGTGGAAGAAAAACAGGGCTTCAATTTGTAATTTAAAGAGTTGAGGAGGTATGTTGTCTTGGGAGTGTAACATTTCTTCCGATTTTTCCACTGTAATCAACAACCCCCCACTGGGTATAGTATGAGTAATGGGCAGAGTAATGTGCTCCCACACATCAGGAGAGCATTAATCTCCACAAGGCTGAAAATAATATTGATTTAtcacaaaaaaaacaagaaatgctCAATCAGAGCTAGACCAAGGTTTTTATTGCAGGATACAGATTGACTCATCTACATCAGTGGGTCTATTCCAGCAATGCCTATTTACAACAGGAAAGCCCCTAGGCCCCTCCCCCCGAGATTTAATTTACAATGCCTGTGAAGAAATGTACATGTCTATAAAGGCAAATCAGAAAACCCCTTAAAATAAATACTGTGTTCCACATACATCACTGAATATAAAGTGCCTGCACATCAGAGCTACCATACTGCTAGGTTTAATTTCCCACCACGTGCTCCGTTTTTGCTAAAATATTTCAGCAGCTGAGAGAAAGGAGCTGAGCAGAATTAGTGACATAACAAGATCTGGAAGTGTTCAATCAGTCAGTTTCGACCACAAGCAAGGCCATTCCCAAAATACTTATGAGGGATTATTCCAATCTCACCCAGGGCAAGTGGTTTCTTGCTACTTGAAGCCTGAACGGGTCACAGTGCAGCAAGGCTGGGTTTATTTCACATGTGGAAGAGCTGCCAACGTCCTCAATGGGGGCTTGATCGGGGCGTGTGATACAGAGGTAATCTCACTAAATGTTTGCTCAGCCTCTCTCTCAGCAActgtgccctccctccccccccccaaaaccctCACCCCTCTCAAGTGTGCACTGACAAAAGAAGCAGtccattttgctttcttttgtttctgaGATGAGGGATGGCTAGAAGGGAATTGTtttagaaaaagaaaagaaaacgaAGACAAAAGTTTCAATGCACTTCAGGCTGTGTTGTTAGAAAACTTTGTGCAGCAGTCCCACTCTTCAGAGGAGAGAATCATCTGTGCAGCCTCCCTCCAGCCCATATCGGAATTCCTGCAGGTTGGAAACCCCATGGAAGTGAACAAAAGCTGCGACTACCACCAGGACGTGGAACAGCTGGTGTGACTGGAACTGGGTAGAGAAAAGAAAAAGCTCTGGTTAGTGAGAGCCTGCTTCAGCCTGGCAAGGCACAGATTGTTTGCAGCCTGCTCAGAAACAATAGAGAAAAGTGTTTTGCATTTCTTCAGGACCTCAACAAGTGCATCAGCCAATTGTCTAAGAATGTGGAAAACACGACACCCAATTAGCACACAGCAAGTCGATATTGAGAAGATGTTGTATTTTTTAATGCATGATTTGAGGGCAGGTATTGGCCAGGATGCTGGGAGGAATGAATGCAAGATACTGCAGGAGCTGGAGAGAAgagagaaaatgctgcaaatactcagcagcaacattccctctcattttcttctGAGGTCTGTGCACAGTAGTGGCTTCTCCAAACAGCAGTTATGCAGTGGCATGGTGATTGAAATGTATGGGGGTTCCCAGCAGCTGTGTGGTCAGGTAGCTCAAGAGAAAACATCACTCAGGAGCTTCAGAGAGAGCAACCCAGTGATCATTTTAAATCCATTCTGAAGCTTGAAATGCTAACAATGTACCCACTGAATCAAAGATCAAAAAATACTAGTTTGATTGTAAACAAGGTACAAGACTTGCTGTTTGTCCCTCTGAAGTAAACCAGAAAGTAGCAGCTTAGAAATGTATGGGAGAGGGGTATACTGAGCAAAGCAGGAGATGCTGAAATTGGTCAGGCCAGCTCCAGTAACAGAGGTTGACAAGTATCTCAAGAGTTGATTTGTACATTACCCATATATCACATTTGCCAGGGAAGAATCGTTCTGGAATCCGAGCAGCATATAACCCAGCTCCGGTGATATACATCGCAGCCATCAGGAAGAACCAGCCCATCTGTCCAACAGTTGTCGCTTTGACAAACCCCTCAGCGATAGTGAAATGTAATGTGGGGACAATTCCACTCAGGCCAAGTCCAAGAAACACACCTGCATAAAGAAATGTAAGAGTGAATACATACTACTCAGCTCACACACCGTTGGGCACAATTTGCACACAAATCACTGGGCTACTAGATGCCTGAACTGCCTGGATTATACTCCTAGGCACCCGCACTTTCAGACAACAGCAAATTTCTGCGTAGTATTTTTACTATGGTAAAATTTGccaaggtacttcacaggagTGACCAGTGGGCAGCAACTAGATGATTACTTATGGCAGATTCCCAAATTTGGTGATTGAAATGAAGGACAGTCTTACAGGAGTCAGAGTAATAGATGGGGATTTCCAGAGTTTAGGCCTGGACTGATGAAAGCACAAGTGCCAAAGGCAACATGATTAAATTCAAAAGATGCCTAAGAAGCcaaaattggaggagtgcagaaaTTCCAGAGAGGCAGAAATCCGGACAAATCTTCCCCAAACTCCTCCTGTAGCCCTTTGTCTTTCCCTGTACTTCTCCTTTCCAACCCCTGCTCTCCGTCCTGGAGCagtgagggagcaaagggaaTGCAGAGAAACGGCCGAGGGGACAAAGGAAAAACCAGAGCAGAGCTGGGTTTTCCtttactgtttttgtttgtttgtcacTGCCCGTTACAAAGGTTCTGAAAAGAGATAGGAAAGCAATCAGGTGAGAGCAATTCCTACCAGCCAGAAAATAGTGCACACAGACAGCACAGGCACCATCAGTGAACATTAATGTACACGAGGATACACACAGGGAAGATCAGAATGAGTTTAAGTTTAGAAGTATGAAAGATGGGAAACTGATCCAGACAGATCAAAGGGAGGTTGCAAATGATAGGAATGAGCAGTATGGATGTGGTAATAAGAAGCCTTCATGATGGTATGGATACCTGGTGAAAAACTCACCTCAGACTAATGTTATTGCAAGGGTGTAAGCAGGCTGCTCTCCTGCTTTAGCCTCAGAGCTGCCAGAAAGAAGGATGGAGTTGGTGATCCAGGAACAGAGATTGTGGTTAGGACCAAAGACAATGACTTTGATCtttccgagagagagagagagaaagatatggAGGGTAGAGACaaagaggaaggtatagagagAGATAGGtaggatagagacagagagagatatacGGAAGACAGAGGAGAGAATTACAGAGGGTGGACAgatacagagattgggaggataGAGAGAaggaggatggagagagagggagagatacagtGGTGTATGAAGAGAAATGGAGGGTTGTGCAATTAATATCCCACTCTGCAGGAGTGGTAAGGAAGTTAACTGAGCAAAGGGAGGTTTCACAGATGAGAAAGTCAATAGTTCCctatttcctcatttcaactGTACTGGCCCACATGATACTCACCTGCTCTTGTGAGCCGATGTTTGGGAGTAGCAAATCGATCCCATTGAGCAACAATGATGGCTGATATTCCCAGAGCACAAACAATGCCGAGGTAGATGAGCCGGGGCTGGGGTGAGCAGTAGAAGGAGTAGTATAGCCAGGGCACGAAGCTCCCCATGATGAGCAAGGCAATTCCAGAATAGTCCAGtctgaaaacaaagaaagaataaacatgtgaAAGGTAGAGCACAAGTGGTGGAACTGACATGTCAGTGTGTTAGTGACAAACATTAACAATCTTTCATTTGCACAGTGTAGTAAAATGTCCCGAGGTGATTCATAGCAGTGTTATCAAATAAAACTAGGCTCCAAAGAGATAGTAAGGTAAATGACTAAATGTTTGATTGAAGAGAAAGGCTTTAAGGAACATGTTCAAGCAGAGAGAGGGAATCAGAGAACTTTAGGAAGAGAATCCAACAGCTTAGGGCTGAGGCTGGCCAATGgcagagtgattaaaatcagggacaTGACAGATCAAAGTTAGAGGATTGACAAACTGAGGATACAAGTTGCTACAAACTAGATCCCTCAACCACCATCTTCAGGCAGGGTCCAAGTGCCCAGTACTCACTTAGAGAACGTTCTGGAGACTTTCTCCGAGTGACAGTAGACCGTGTGGAAGAGCCAGGAGAAGCTGAGGCAAAGAACAGCTCCCAGGAAGAACATGCCAAAGACCACCTTCTCCTGCAGAGGCGCCATGAAGTACATGTTTGGCCTCAGCAACGTTAGAATCCCCAGTCCCAGGAAGAAGACAAAACCTGTTCAAGAGCTGCAATTAATGAAGGGTTCATCAACCAAGATACGCAATACATTTTAAAGAAAGACATCTCACGCAACGCTGCCCTCTGTTGGGAACAGTGTGAACATGTCCACAGGGAGATCAATGCCACTCCCACACACCTGTCCTGTCCCCTGAGACACACTTAACCAACACATCCTGATACTCTTCCCCCTACCCTaaccctcacacactctccccctacacacactctccctcaggTTTTCCACAGCTGGGAAACGTGGTTTAAAGATGTGCTGACAGTTTATCGGGAAATAAGAAAGGACGTCTCAGAACAAAACCAGGAAGTGACAGAGGGACTAACAACCCAGGCATAAATTGTGACTCCCCCTTACCCAGCAGATGTGTCCAGATgttccctgtctctgtgtggatCCTGAAGATACTCTTGAAACAGGCTCGGAATGATGGCATGGGCGGCCTATGTCCGTACAGCAGATAATCATTATCTTTCAGCCAGTCTGGGAGTACATCGTAAGGTATTACTCGCCAACGACCCTCCCAAACCTACAACACAGGATAACAATTATCACCAGCAACAGTTACCAGCTTTACCGTGTATCACTGGCACACTGCCTGCTCATTTTTAAAGCAGTATTCATTTCAGACAGATCTCAGGCCAGGTAATCAGACATACCACTGTCAGTAGCATTGTGCCATGGAGACTGTTTTCACAGGCAATCATTAACCTCACAGTAAGCAGGCCATCACCCACTCCATGCCTGGACCAAATTCTGAATTAGATACATGAAAGGGTCTAGTGCAGGCAATATGAATGGAGCTGACGTGAAAGCGGGGTTAGTGTGTGGTACAATCCTTACAGTGGTGTTTTGGGCAACCTTTACAAATGGGGAGTGGAAACTGGGTGGAGCTGCTAGGTAGTGTATAACATTGTTGGTGGTTGATAGTCTGGTATAGGGACAGACACAGGAAATCTTATcatagtggaggctttggagtaACTCTCAACTCAGAGAGCGCCCACTGAAACTGCAAACAGTTGAACGCAAAGAGAACATCCGCAGGGACAGGGTGTTACCCACTCTGTACTCTGATACAGTACGTCACCGAGCTGTACCTTGTATACAAACTCCTCCATCTTCTCCATTGCATGATGGGCCTGCAGTGGCAGCGTCAGCACGCgcacctcttcttcctcctcctcctcaggcTGTGTTGTCGAGTCAGTTTGGAATTCCATGCCCTACAAAGTAAAAGCAGTATCTTCCACCATCTGATGTTAAATGTGTGACATTTCGTCCAGCCACATGCTGCACAGTCCAACACAAACTGTCAGCTACTGGCTTCCTTCACTGCCTTTCTGCTGTTGTCTCTCGTACACACAGACCTTGCTGGGAAATGTGCCATTACTCAGACACAACCCTCTATCTCCACACATGAATGTAACAGACTGCAAAGCATAGGCTTTCAGACAGCGGTGTAGAGTcacacagaatggaaacagacccttcggtccaaccagatCATGCCAACCttaatcccaaaccaaaccagCCCCACTTGTGTGTGTTTATCCCATATCCCtgcaagcctttcctattcattcacCTATCCAAAcaacttttaaacattgtaaccgtaccaacatccaccacttcctctggaagttcattccacacataaaccactaTCTGTGTGAAAGAAATGTCCCTTACctctttttaaaacctttccctctcaccttaaaaatgcgtCTTCTAGTATTGAAATCCCAACCGAAGAGAAAAAAATACCTGTCACCCACTTTATCCAAGCccctctacaaggtcatccctcaacctcctccactccagtgaaataaaagtccagcctctccttataactcaaaccctccattcccggcaacaccctggtaaatcttcttgCATACCCTtcagctcaataatatccttcctgtaacagggtgaccaagatgggcacagcattccagaagaggcctcaccaacatcctgtacaatctcaacatggcatcccaactcctctattcaaaggtctgagcaatgaaagcaagtgtgctaaaggATCTCAGATCTTCACAGAGAATTGAGGATAAAAGTAGGGAGCATGAAGTTGTACAGGTCTTGACGAAGCCAGATGTGGAGCTCAGTGTACAGTttttgtgtgtttatgtgtgagaaaGGATGGATTGTGCTAGAAGCAGGCTTTTTTTGGGGGAAGCGGGGGGGCGGGAATTGGGGATGGTTTCTAGATTCATTTCTGCAATGCAGAGTTCATCTAACGAAGAATGATTTAACTTGTTGGAACTCTATATCTGTTGGATTTCAGAAGAAcgagaggtaaccttattgaaaaTGTGTGAAGATCCTGAGGGGGTCTTGAGAGGGTGGATACCAGGAGTATGTTTCTTTTTATGAGGAGACTAGAACTGAGGAACAAAGCTGAAAAATAATTCGCCTCTCAGATAGTTGTTAATCTGTGCAATTCTCATCTCCAGAAAAGCATTAGAGTCTGGGTTATTGAAGATTTAAGGTTCAATCTGACAGATTTTTGATAAACAAGAGAGTCAAGGCTTGCAGGGAAAACAGCAAAAGTTTCAGTCAGGATCTAAGCAAATGggagaacaggcttgaggggttgaatggcttcctccagctccaacttGCTATATTCCTAAACTGATCCTAGCCTGTCTGCAACAGACTGTTCACATGAATCTCTATGGACCCCCTGGACGATGTTTCATATCCCTATCCTGTGGTTGCACCAGCTGACTGCAATCCAGCCTGGCTACCCTGCTCCTGCAGACTGAGTGCTAATGTAGTTTGAGAACTGAATCACAAGACCAAGAGAGGTAGTTTCAATGAACTGTTTAATGCTTCCAGTTTAAGAACAACTGCACAGCCACAAAAGCCAATTTCTGTTCTAAATGTACCACAAGGTCAGCTCAGTGGACTTCTAAGTCACAATCAAATTGTCATATCATCAAACCTAATTCCTACACAAGGttgagactttttttaaaaatcccctcatgggatatgagcatcactggctagacatgCTCACACTTCAGATCAACGGCAGAGAGTGAAATATTCACCGGGGGTCCCCAGATCATTTAAAAACAATGCCACGAGATCTTTTACGCTCAGCTGACAGCGTCTCAGTTAAACAGCCTCTTTAAAAGGGATCACCTTTAAGCAGTGTCAAACCCTCTGTACTGCCCTGGAGTGGGAGTCTGGATTCTGTGCTAAATTTTAACTAGTGCTGTGATGAGTAGACAGCAAAATCTCAAGAGAAAAAAGGCTGCTAAAATGTAGAGTGTGAGCTGCTAAGTTCGCGCAGGCTGGGAGGCTCGATACGGAGTGGGAAGGAAAggtcatgagataatgggaactgcaggtgctggagaattccaagataataaaatgtgaggctggttgaacacagcaggccaagcagcatctcaggagcacaaaagctgatgtttcgggcctagacccttcatcagagagggggatggggagagggaactggaataaatagggagagagggggaggcggaccgaagatggagagaaaagaagataggtggagagagtataggtggggaggtagggaggggataggtcagtccagggaagacggacaggtcaaggaggtgggatgcggttagtaggtagctgggggtgtggcttggggtgggaggaagggatgggtgagaggaagaaccggttagggaggcagagacaggttggactggttttgggatgcagtgggtgggggggaagggctgggctggttgtgtggtgcagtggggggaggggacgaactgggctggtttagggatgcagtaggggaaggggagattttgaaactggtgaagtccacattgataccattgggctgcagggttcccaggcagaatatgagttgctgttcctgcaaacttcgggtggcatcattgtggcagtgcaggaggcccatgatggacatgtcatctaaagaatgggagggggagtggaaatggtttgcgactgggaggtgcagttgtttgttgcgaaccgagcggaggtgttctgcaaagcggtctccaagcctccgcttggtttccccaatgtagatgaagctacaccgggtacagtggatgcagtataccacattagcagatgtgcaggtgaacctctgcttaatgtggaatgtcatctt of Stegostoma tigrinum isolate sSteTig4 chromosome 21, sSteTig4.hap1, whole genome shotgun sequence contains these proteins:
- the LOC125463015 gene encoding adiponectin receptor protein 1-like isoform X1, whose protein sequence is MPGPERPQPKGPKQGSLPQVMKEKALSAASMPAQRSPSEACGDSNSIGPRNDVELTELLEEKSDSQAGGDSAAGMEFQTDSTTQPEEEEEEEVRVLTLPLQAHHAMEKMEEFVYKVWEGRWRVIPYDVLPDWLKDNDYLLYGHRPPMPSFRACFKSIFRIHTETGNIWTHLLGFVFFLGLGILTLLRPNMYFMAPLQEKVVFGMFFLGAVLCLSFSWLFHTVYCHSEKVSRTFSKLDYSGIALLIMGSFVPWLYYSFYCSPQPRLIYLGIVCALGISAIIVAQWDRFATPKHRLTRAGVFLGLGLSGIVPTLHFTIAEGFVKATTVGQMGWFFLMAAMYITGAGLYAARIPERFFPGKCDIWFQSHQLFHVLVVVAAFVHFHGVSNLQEFRYGLEGGCTDDSLL
- the LOC125463015 gene encoding adiponectin receptor protein 1-like isoform X2 translates to MKEKALSAASMPAQRSPSEACGDSNSIGPRNDVELTELLEEKSDSQAGGDSAAGMEFQTDSTTQPEEEEEEEVRVLTLPLQAHHAMEKMEEFVYKVWEGRWRVIPYDVLPDWLKDNDYLLYGHRPPMPSFRACFKSIFRIHTETGNIWTHLLGFVFFLGLGILTLLRPNMYFMAPLQEKVVFGMFFLGAVLCLSFSWLFHTVYCHSEKVSRTFSKLDYSGIALLIMGSFVPWLYYSFYCSPQPRLIYLGIVCALGISAIIVAQWDRFATPKHRLTRAGVFLGLGLSGIVPTLHFTIAEGFVKATTVGQMGWFFLMAAMYITGAGLYAARIPERFFPGKCDIWFQSHQLFHVLVVVAAFVHFHGVSNLQEFRYGLEGGCTDDSLL